Proteins encoded within one genomic window of Coriobacteriia bacterium:
- a CDS encoding hemerythrin domain-containing protein, which translates to MTPTECTADLRTEHRAVMAVLGVIEEMEQRFEEARSVPAEDMRDILEFLREFVDACHHAKEERMLFPAMREAGVAGAEDTIGLLIGEHVMGRNYVGRIAERLDRYEAGDVTVARELAGDLHGYAELLRRHIDTEEDVLFPMADEALPPEERRRLAEAYEEHERVTVGEGRHEEFHELIGGLRRKYLEPGASTETSRNEPLPRVP; encoded by the coding sequence ATGACGCCGACGGAGTGCACGGCCGACCTGCGAACCGAGCACCGCGCCGTGATGGCGGTGCTGGGCGTGATCGAGGAGATGGAGCAGCGCTTCGAGGAGGCGCGCTCGGTCCCTGCCGAGGACATGCGGGACATCCTCGAGTTCCTTAGGGAGTTCGTCGATGCGTGCCACCACGCCAAAGAGGAGCGGATGCTCTTCCCGGCGATGCGCGAGGCCGGAGTGGCGGGAGCCGAGGACACCATCGGCTTGCTGATTGGGGAGCACGTCATGGGACGCAACTACGTCGGGCGCATCGCCGAGCGGCTCGACCGCTACGAGGCCGGCGACGTCACCGTGGCCCGCGAGCTGGCCGGAGACCTGCACGGCTACGCCGAGCTCCTCCGGCGGCACATCGACACCGAGGAGGACGTGCTCTTCCCCATGGCCGACGAGGCGCTCCCTCCCGAGGAGAGGCGCCGGCTCGCCGAGGCGTACGAGGAGCACGAGCGCGTGACAGTGGGCGAGGGACGGCACGAGGAGTTCCACGAGCTCATCGGCGGGCTGCGGCGTAAGTACCTGGAACCCGGGGCGTCGACCGAGACGTCGAGGAACGAGCCGCTCCCCCGGGTCCCCTAG
- a CDS encoding ferritin-like domain-containing protein — protein MARQRESLSELAFMERELSWLADEAAGRMTDPDVAEHLRDLRDDHENAAARLGEALEDAGGEAGVPGELRESVRALQRGVRHAHDADGVVAAMLDAERAGLASYESALETGLPEETGRLVRERLAQARGRVGFLAEVAPEMLPRR, from the coding sequence ATGGCACGCCAGAGAGAGAGTCTGAGCGAACTCGCCTTCATGGAACGGGAGCTGTCCTGGCTGGCCGACGAGGCCGCCGGGCGCATGACCGACCCCGACGTCGCCGAGCACCTCAGGGACCTCCGCGACGACCACGAGAACGCCGCCGCACGGCTCGGGGAGGCGCTGGAGGACGCCGGCGGGGAGGCGGGCGTCCCGGGCGAGCTGCGCGAGTCCGTCCGGGCCCTTCAACGTGGCGTGCGTCACGCGCACGACGCCGACGGCGTGGTCGCCGCGATGCTCGACGCGGAGCGGGCCGGCCTGGCCTCGTACGAGTCGGCGCTGGAAACGGGCCTGCCCGAAGAGACGGGCCGGCTGGTGCGGGAGCGGCTCGCGCAAGCGCGCGGCCGCGTCGGCTTCCTCGCCGAGGTCGCTCCCGAGATGCTCCCCCGCCGGTAG
- a CDS encoding GAF domain-containing protein, translating to MIQGGTPEAATAQARLDDVARLVRELLGLGREGCAGEEAAGEAAVASCVGGLGLSAAILSLAEDRSGRVVLKPVAAAGSHAPLTKHIVPAGFESMAETAQAFAERSAVFRASAHGAGPGRGGSGIARWREGIATQAYCLLPLVASGRPLGVLGLEWPEPTRFDTPLRAALESLADAVALLLASERAAPAEDRPDPPPSPAPPAAPAAAQPLAEPAAAAEPAATPMGSQPRPDRAACYEVDPSGGVRTGRSGRLDVLRLHFRTSVEEALAWWDVTGSGSGEAALAVCLADEGGFEADAVRHAFHALAAKGVAPEKALRLISEAFRLSEAPGARAALLVASVMPAQRALAFAAAGTLALDIAAAGGHRSTREWRAGLLASRVAPETVEHASVLLPGDAVALRLALPETGEAGTPRSVTFVLDVPGAGGRPRREAGAPAIAPSPSGETLVVPASTPAPRVEQSTPVAGAGRG from the coding sequence ATGATCCAAGGGGGTACGCCGGAGGCGGCCACGGCCCAGGCCCGTCTCGACGATGTCGCGCGCCTCGTGCGCGAGCTTCTCGGGCTCGGGCGCGAGGGCTGCGCCGGCGAGGAAGCCGCCGGGGAGGCGGCCGTGGCCTCGTGCGTCGGCGGGCTCGGATTGAGCGCGGCGATACTCTCCCTGGCCGAGGACCGCTCCGGCCGGGTGGTGCTCAAGCCGGTGGCGGCGGCGGGCAGCCACGCGCCCCTGACGAAGCACATCGTGCCGGCCGGCTTCGAGTCGATGGCGGAGACGGCCCAGGCCTTCGCGGAGCGCAGCGCGGTCTTCCGCGCTTCGGCTCACGGCGCCGGCCCGGGACGGGGCGGGAGCGGCATCGCCCGCTGGCGCGAGGGGATCGCGACGCAGGCGTACTGCCTGCTCCCGCTGGTCGCCTCCGGCCGGCCGCTGGGCGTGCTGGGGCTGGAGTGGCCCGAGCCCACGCGCTTCGACACGCCTCTCCGGGCGGCGCTCGAGTCGCTCGCGGACGCCGTGGCGCTGCTGCTCGCCTCCGAGCGGGCCGCCCCCGCCGAGGACCGCCCGGACCCGCCGCCGTCACCCGCGCCCCCCGCCGCACCCGCCGCCGCGCAACCGCTCGCCGAGCCCGCGGCCGCCGCCGAGCCTGCCGCCACGCCCATGGGCTCCCAGCCCCGGCCGGACCGGGCCGCCTGCTACGAGGTCGACCCCTCGGGCGGGGTCCGGACCGGGCGCAGCGGTCGCCTCGACGTGCTGCGCCTGCACTTCCGGACCTCCGTCGAGGAGGCCCTGGCGTGGTGGGACGTGACGGGATCGGGCTCCGGGGAAGCGGCGCTCGCGGTCTGCCTCGCCGACGAGGGCGGCTTCGAGGCCGACGCCGTGAGGCACGCGTTCCACGCGCTGGCCGCCAAGGGCGTCGCGCCCGAGAAGGCACTGCGGCTGATCAGCGAGGCGTTCCGGCTGTCCGAGGCCCCCGGCGCCCGGGCGGCCCTTCTGGTCGCGTCGGTCATGCCCGCACAGCGGGCGCTCGCCTTCGCCGCGGCGGGCACTCTGGCGCTCGACATCGCCGCGGCCGGCGGCCATCGCTCGACCCGGGAATGGCGCGCCGGCCTCCTGGCGTCCCGGGTGGCGCCGGAGACCGTGGAGCACGCCTCCGTGCTGCTCCCCGGAGACGCCGTCGCGCTGCGCCTCGCGCTTCCGGAGACCGGGGAGGCGGGCACCCCGCGGTCCGTCACCTTCGTGCTCGACGTCCCCGGAGCCGGGGGGCGGCCGCGCCGCGAGGCCGGCGCCCCGGCGATCGCTCCCTCGCCGTCCGGCGAGACGCTGGTCGTCCCCGCGTCCACGCCGGCGCCGCGCGTCGAGCAGTCCACCCCCGTGGCAGGGGCGGGGCGCGGCTGA
- a CDS encoding VOC family protein gives MGRVVHFEIYTDETAKVTEFYRSVFGWHIESWSGPFEYHLVGTGPREQIGIDGAIAPFGVAGDQRVALTVDVPDLDDAIMRAVDSGAEVVAGKSEVPRIGWVAYMRDPGGTVFSMMQPMPEAAEAAGAGRDVWTEFGDSLRELGDTVSKAFSGAAGSPQAQRARVEAERAARGIRDASVDAADKARPHVISALDRVSVELGNLAARLRREEAGEATQAPPSSEGEGRGATGEGPAPPPDEY, from the coding sequence ATGGGGAGAGTGGTGCATTTCGAGATCTACACCGACGAGACCGCCAAGGTGACCGAGTTCTACCGGTCGGTCTTCGGCTGGCACATCGAGTCCTGGTCGGGGCCCTTCGAGTACCACCTGGTCGGCACCGGCCCCCGCGAGCAGATCGGCATCGACGGCGCCATCGCGCCGTTCGGCGTGGCCGGCGATCAGCGCGTCGCGCTGACCGTCGACGTGCCGGACCTGGACGACGCGATCATGCGGGCGGTGGACTCCGGGGCGGAGGTCGTCGCAGGGAAGAGCGAGGTCCCGCGGATCGGGTGGGTCGCGTACATGCGCGACCCGGGCGGGACGGTCTTCTCGATGATGCAGCCCATGCCCGAGGCGGCCGAGGCCGCCGGCGCGGGGCGAGACGTGTGGACGGAGTTCGGAGACAGCCTTCGGGAGCTCGGCGACACGGTCTCCAAGGCGTTCTCCGGCGCCGCGGGTTCCCCGCAGGCGCAGCGCGCGCGGGTGGAGGCGGAACGTGCCGCACGCGGCATCCGTGACGCGTCGGTCGACGCGGCCGACAAGGCACGCCCGCACGTGATCTCCGCGCTGGACCGCGTGAGCGTGGAGCTCGGCAACCTGGCCGCCCGCCTGCGCCGCGAGGAGGCGGGCGAGGCGACGCAGGCCCCGCCGTCATCGGAAGGCGAGGGGCGCGGCGCTACCGGCGAGGGACCCGCTCCTCCACCCGACGAGTACTAG
- a CDS encoding ferritin-like domain-containing protein, with the protein MTRAARGRRLAMLRHLEDSATRSVEGVAGRADDEALEARVRRIADDHERHVRELDDALELLHRRPGSGLPEDFRESVGARTAALDAAEGRSETLREVLVTERFAAGQYEDALASGEVGDLDGLLARHLADERSHAYALEHVFGGR; encoded by the coding sequence ATGACCAGAGCCGCGAGGGGCCGTCGTCTGGCGATGCTGCGGCACCTGGAGGACAGCGCGACCCGGTCGGTGGAGGGCGTCGCCGGCCGGGCCGACGACGAGGCGCTCGAGGCGCGGGTACGGCGGATCGCCGACGACCACGAGCGGCACGTGCGCGAGCTCGACGACGCGCTGGAGCTGCTCCACCGCCGGCCGGGATCGGGCCTGCCCGAGGACTTCCGGGAGAGCGTCGGCGCCAGGACGGCAGCCCTGGACGCGGCGGAGGGACGCTCGGAGACGCTGCGCGAGGTGCTGGTGACCGAGCGGTTCGCCGCCGGCCAGTACGAGGACGCGCTGGCGAGCGGCGAAGTGGGCGACCTCGACGGCCTGCTCGCGCGGCACCTCGCGGACGAGCGGTCGCACGCGTACGCGCTCGAGCACGTCTTCGGCGGACGCTGA